The following proteins are co-located in the Dyadobacter chenwenxiniae genome:
- a CDS encoding type II toxin-antitoxin system RelE/ParE family toxin: MSYKIIASKDFEKDLKRLVKKYASLAQETTDLIKSIANNPVQGKPIGKDCFKIRLAIKSKGRGKSGGARIITCVFTFQEEVVLLTIYDKAEKENIKAKELDDLLNAIGRNY, encoded by the coding sequence ATGAGCTATAAAATTATTGCTTCTAAAGATTTTGAAAAAGATCTGAAGAGACTTGTCAAGAAATATGCTTCATTAGCACAGGAGACCACCGATTTGATAAAAAGCATCGCAAACAATCCTGTTCAGGGTAAGCCGATAGGAAAAGACTGCTTTAAAATTCGCTTAGCAATAAAAAGTAAAGGCAGAGGAAAAAGTGGCGGCGCACGAATTATAACCTGTGTTTTTACTTTTCAGGAAGAGGTTGTGCTCCTTACAATTTACGACAAAGCAGAAAAAGAAAATATTAAGGCGAAAGAGCTAGATGACCTGCTCAACGCTATTGGACGGAATTATTAA
- a CDS encoding aminopeptidase P family protein, with protein sequence MRYAPIGKELFTENRRRLAQLLKPKSLVILNSNDIMPTNADGSMGFKQNSDLFYLTGVDQEESILILSPEHPDEKLREVLFLRETNEMIAVWEGEKLTKEQAREVTGIKTIYWTHQYETVFRNIVFEAEQVYLNTNEHTRNDSQVQTRETRFVNEFREKYPIHAFVRLAPLMHQLRAVKQPREIELLQKACDITRLGFERLLKFVKPGVEEFEIEAELLHEFVRNRSKGFAYQPIIASGANACVLHYIQNDQPCKDGDVLLLDVAAEYANYGADLTRSIPVNGRFTKRQRDVYDAVLRVLKAAKGMLVAGNIWDEYHLEVGKIMESELIGLGLITKDDIAKQDPETPAYKKYFPHGTSHFLGLDIHDVGNKYRRFEPGMVFTCEPGIYIREEGLGIRLENDILITENGNLDLMAHIPVEAEEIEEMMNR encoded by the coding sequence ATGCGTTACGCCCCGATCGGCAAGGAGCTTTTTACAGAAAACCGCCGCCGACTTGCACAATTATTGAAGCCAAAATCACTGGTTATATTGAATTCCAACGACATTATGCCTACAAATGCAGATGGTTCCATGGGTTTCAAGCAAAATTCGGACCTATTCTATCTTACCGGTGTGGATCAGGAAGAATCCATACTCATCCTCTCGCCCGAACATCCCGATGAAAAGCTCCGGGAAGTGCTTTTCCTGAGAGAAACCAATGAGATGATCGCTGTTTGGGAAGGTGAAAAACTGACCAAAGAGCAGGCAAGGGAAGTGACGGGAATCAAAACCATTTACTGGACGCATCAGTATGAAACCGTTTTCAGGAACATTGTTTTTGAGGCTGAGCAGGTTTATTTAAATACAAATGAACACACCAGAAACGACTCGCAAGTGCAGACGCGCGAGACGCGTTTTGTGAATGAATTCAGGGAAAAGTATCCTATTCACGCATTTGTCAGGCTCGCGCCGCTCATGCACCAGCTCCGGGCAGTTAAGCAGCCAAGAGAAATTGAATTGCTTCAAAAAGCCTGTGACATTACCAGGCTTGGTTTTGAACGACTTTTGAAATTTGTGAAACCAGGCGTGGAAGAATTTGAGATCGAAGCCGAGCTGCTGCACGAATTTGTCCGCAATCGCTCCAAAGGCTTCGCTTACCAGCCCATCATCGCGTCGGGCGCCAATGCGTGCGTGCTGCATTACATTCAAAATGACCAGCCTTGCAAGGATGGCGATGTGCTCTTGCTGGATGTGGCGGCTGAATATGCCAATTACGGAGCCGACCTGACCCGGAGCATTCCGGTGAATGGTCGCTTTACGAAAAGGCAGCGGGATGTTTATGATGCGGTTTTAAGAGTGTTAAAAGCTGCGAAGGGTATGTTGGTTGCTGGAAACATTTGGGATGAGTATCACCTGGAAGTGGGAAAAATCATGGAAAGTGAGCTGATCGGGCTGGGGTTGATAACCAAAGACGACATTGCCAAACAAGATCCTGAAACGCCTGCATACAAGAAATATTTCCCGCACGGCACTTCGCATTTCCTCGGCCTGGACATTCACGACGTAGGCAACAAATACCGCCGTTTTGAGCCAGGAATGGTATTTACCTGCGAACCCGGCATCTACATTCGGGAAGAAGGTTTGGGGATTCGTCTGGAAAACGACATTCTGATTACGGAGAATGGAAATCTCGATTTGATGGCGCATATTCCGGTTGAAGCGGAAGAGATTGAGGAGATGATGAACCGCTGA
- a CDS encoding Gfo/Idh/MocA family protein — translation MASIALAGSTLPAITILNPNRAFAGVNAETLKIGLIGCGGRGSGAANQALKADPNVVLHAMGDIFKDKMDSSLENLTKVHGAKVKVDEGHKFVGFDAFKKVLDSGVDVVILATPPHFRPEHLTAAINAGKHVFCEKPVAVDAPGVRKVLDAAKLAKQKNVSLMSGFCWRYHEPKRASFGKILDGAVGDISAIYNTYDTGTLWSFPRVQGWTDAEYVLRNWTYYTWLAGDHIVEQAVHSIDMMSWAMGGKLPVSAVGTGGRQVRTDSLFGNIFDHFSVVYDYENGAKGFHHSRQQANCENSYLVETIGTKGRAMVNCARNVHEIFGQNPWKYSGAQNDMYQTEHNELFASIRSGKHVNDGEFMAQSTLIAIMGRMASYTGKRVTWDEAMNSTEKLGPDTYSFDMKPPVVEVAKPGITAFS, via the coding sequence ATGGCAAGTATTGCGCTGGCAGGCAGCACGTTACCCGCTATAACGATCCTTAATCCAAACCGTGCGTTTGCTGGGGTTAATGCAGAGACGTTAAAAATAGGCTTGATCGGTTGCGGCGGACGTGGTTCCGGTGCGGCTAACCAGGCATTGAAGGCTGATCCAAATGTTGTTCTCCACGCAATGGGAGATATATTCAAAGACAAAATGGATTCTTCACTTGAAAACCTGACGAAAGTACACGGCGCGAAAGTGAAAGTCGATGAAGGTCATAAATTTGTAGGATTTGATGCTTTCAAAAAAGTGCTTGACTCGGGTGTTGACGTGGTGATCCTTGCCACGCCTCCACATTTCCGTCCGGAGCATTTAACGGCTGCCATTAATGCGGGCAAGCACGTTTTCTGTGAAAAACCGGTGGCTGTAGATGCACCTGGTGTTCGCAAGGTCTTGGACGCTGCCAAGTTGGCCAAACAAAAAAATGTTTCATTAATGTCCGGCTTCTGCTGGCGTTACCATGAGCCAAAGCGTGCCAGTTTCGGAAAGATCCTGGACGGCGCTGTTGGTGATATTTCTGCGATTTATAATACTTACGATACAGGCACATTGTGGTCTTTCCCACGCGTACAGGGCTGGACAGATGCGGAATATGTTTTGCGTAACTGGACCTATTACACCTGGTTGGCAGGTGACCACATTGTTGAGCAGGCTGTCCACAGCATTGACATGATGTCGTGGGCAATGGGCGGCAAATTGCCGGTTTCTGCCGTAGGAACGGGAGGAAGACAAGTGCGTACGGATTCTCTTTTCGGTAACATTTTCGATCACTTTTCGGTGGTTTACGACTACGAAAACGGCGCAAAAGGTTTCCATCATTCGAGGCAACAAGCCAACTGCGAAAACAGCTATCTCGTTGAAACGATTGGAACAAAAGGCCGTGCAATGGTAAACTGCGCAAGAAACGTACATGAGATTTTTGGACAAAATCCATGGAAATACTCGGGAGCGCAAAACGATATGTACCAGACTGAGCACAATGAGCTTTTTGCATCCATCAGAAGCGGTAAGCACGTGAACGATGGTGAATTTATGGCACAAAGCACGCTGATTGCCATCATGGGAAGAATGGCTTCTTACACTGGAAAGCGCGTAACCTGGGATGAAGCAATGAACTCAACAGAAAAATTAGGACCGGACACTTATAGCTTCGATATGAAGCCGCCGGTTGTTGAGGTAGCCAAGCCTGGTATCACTGCTTTCTCATAA
- a CDS encoding Crp/Fnr family transcriptional regulator, translating into MPKQLLSFLGAMAPLDDTVYSDFLQVLKPVNVPKGKLLLSEGEICDKLWFIKTGLARGCYVTSNSSGKSHEVTEWFASENDFFHAFESFVMQVPSQEFIETLEPCQLIYISRKDLYRLYAKHPEISNVGRIIAERYGLLHKERLREMRLHSAQERLNIFHNQSKELFLRVPQKYIASYLGISENYVSKLRAKH; encoded by the coding sequence ATGCCAAAACAATTACTTTCCTTTCTCGGGGCAATGGCCCCTCTTGATGACACCGTTTATTCGGATTTTCTCCAAGTTTTAAAACCGGTCAATGTGCCCAAGGGAAAGCTGCTTCTTTCCGAAGGCGAGATTTGCGACAAGCTTTGGTTTATCAAAACCGGCCTGGCTCGCGGCTGCTATGTTACCAGCAATAGTTCGGGCAAAAGTCACGAGGTCACCGAATGGTTTGCCAGTGAAAATGATTTCTTCCATGCCTTCGAAAGCTTTGTCATGCAAGTTCCTTCCCAGGAATTCATTGAAACTTTGGAACCTTGCCAATTGATTTACATTTCCCGCAAGGACCTATATCGCCTCTACGCCAAGCATCCCGAAATATCCAATGTCGGCAGGATCATCGCCGAGCGTTACGGACTTCTTCACAAGGAACGCCTCCGCGAAATGCGTCTCCACTCCGCCCAGGAGCGCCTGAATATTTTCCACAACCAATCCAAAGAACTCTTCCTCCGAGTGCCCCAGAAATACATCGCCTCCTACCTGGGCATCTCCGAAAACTACGTAAGCAAGCTAAGAGCCAAGCATTGA
- a CDS encoding Na+/H+ antiporter, which translates to MVHDNLLLIISLLFIVSMLTMLSEKIGVSYPIFLVIAGLLISFIPGMPHMQLEPDWVFLIFLPPLLYSAAWNTSWKDFWESRRPIGLLSIGLVVFTATAVAYLSSAIIPGFTLAMGFLLGGVISPPDAVAATSVLQGLKVPKRVVTILEGESLVNDASSLIVFRFALATIATGQFVLWKAELNFLLVAGMGVVVGLIIANILYYVHKYFPTTPSIDTALTFITPYMMYIAAEHFEYSGVLAVVSGGLFLSFRSHEVFAYQSRMQSTYVWETVIFLLNGIVFILIGLQLPEVMAGLGAYTLLEVVSYAVVISIVTIIIRIIWVYPGTYLPHLLSKKVREKEARPSWRTTFIVAWSGMRGVVSLASALAIPLTLDGKPYPHRDLILFITFVVILFTLVLQGLSLPWLIRLLKIEDPGENMTEQKAIINARLATVSLEYMQSNYEGEISQFEPFRLLKDRYEKIIELADTRYLDLDNNATIGFARAYRKMLVEIVGIKREEIRKIRRDQVCSDELIKTKERELDLEEARLRNSG; encoded by the coding sequence ATGGTTCACGATAATTTACTATTAATCATTTCCCTGCTTTTCATCGTCTCAATGCTCACCATGCTGAGCGAAAAAATTGGCGTCTCCTACCCTATCTTTTTGGTTATCGCGGGCTTACTGATCAGTTTTATCCCCGGTATGCCCCATATGCAGCTGGAACCGGACTGGGTTTTTCTCATCTTTTTACCCCCACTTTTATACTCCGCAGCATGGAACACTTCCTGGAAAGATTTCTGGGAATCGCGTCGTCCCATCGGATTGCTTTCTATCGGTCTGGTGGTTTTTACGGCAACGGCTGTGGCTTATCTTTCCAGTGCTATTATTCCCGGCTTCACATTGGCTATGGGCTTTCTGCTGGGCGGAGTCATTTCTCCTCCTGACGCGGTTGCCGCGACTTCGGTTCTGCAGGGACTCAAAGTACCGAAACGGGTGGTCACCATTCTGGAAGGGGAAAGTCTGGTCAATGATGCTTCCTCACTCATCGTGTTCCGTTTTGCGCTGGCGACCATTGCTACGGGCCAATTTGTGCTTTGGAAGGCAGAGCTAAACTTCCTTTTAGTGGCCGGAATGGGGGTCGTCGTCGGACTTATAATAGCGAATATCCTGTATTACGTACACAAATATTTTCCGACAACGCCAAGCATTGACACTGCGCTTACCTTTATCACACCTTATATGATGTACATCGCGGCCGAACATTTCGAATATTCGGGCGTGCTTGCCGTAGTGAGCGGCGGTTTGTTTTTAAGCTTCCGATCCCATGAAGTTTTTGCTTATCAATCCCGCATGCAGAGCACTTATGTATGGGAAACGGTTATTTTCCTGCTGAATGGCATTGTTTTCATCCTTATAGGCCTTCAATTACCGGAAGTGATGGCCGGGCTTGGTGCTTACACCTTACTGGAAGTCGTTTCTTATGCGGTTGTTATCAGCATTGTCACTATCATTATCCGCATTATCTGGGTTTATCCGGGAACGTATCTGCCCCATTTGCTATCAAAAAAAGTGCGAGAAAAGGAAGCGAGGCCAAGCTGGCGGACCACTTTCATCGTGGCTTGGAGCGGCATGCGTGGCGTTGTCTCGCTTGCATCCGCACTGGCGATCCCCCTTACCCTTGATGGAAAGCCTTATCCGCACCGCGACCTCATTTTGTTTATCACATTTGTGGTGATCCTGTTTACGCTGGTTTTGCAGGGATTGAGCCTTCCCTGGCTCATCCGCCTGCTGAAAATAGAAGATCCGGGGGAGAACATGACCGAACAAAAAGCGATCATCAATGCGCGTCTGGCGACGGTCAGCCTGGAATATATGCAGTCCAACTACGAAGGGGAAATTTCACAGTTTGAGCCATTCAGGCTTTTGAAAGACCGCTATGAGAAGATCATCGAACTTGCCGATACCCGCTATCTGGATCTTGATAACAATGCCACCATCGGCTTTGCCAGAGCTTACCGCAAAATGCTCGTGGAAATTGTCGGCATCAAGCGCGAGGAAATTAGAAAAATTCGCCGGGACCAGGTTTGTTCCGACGAATTGATCAAGACGAAAGAAAGAGAACTGGACCTTGAAGAAGCAAGGCTGAGAAACTCTGGCTGA
- a CDS encoding S8 family serine peptidase, whose protein sequence is MKRLFLLAFLFAPFILSASPKYWIYLKNKDLNAAPAISPLTVENRIKLGLAASDELDLPVKSDYERALREQSVSIINRSRWLNAVSAVMTSEQAMKVRELDFVQEVVPIDPGFYIARTKAIEKAQMAPVMSQVQANAFTKENISAKDVTIGVIDAGFYGADSSLSLTQIFSNKRILGIRDYVKPGRAGELLFSTAESFSDMHGTEVLAAIAGIDFQDEIQYGMATNAKFYLARTDYSLREYRGEEDNWIAAMEWMDSLGVRLINTSLGYAKGFSDPKENYVPSQMDGKTSAISKAAQIASDRKGIMLIVSAGNEGDDKSWEIVSAPADAKGVLAVGATNGKLWNRIGYSSVGPEFLSYIKPNVSCFSLYGTSLSAPVITGFAACLLQANPKLTNKELISLIEKSAHLYPYGNNFVGYGVPQASRALALAKAPYLPDNAKLINAKGRSIDVDVNSEDQMVAIYRKKTDKDVIAQQVAKVQNGKIALKRQNGERFTTIDLKSYVIEVAWD, encoded by the coding sequence ATGAAAAGATTGTTTCTGCTTGCGTTTCTTTTTGCACCTTTCATCTTGTCGGCAAGTCCGAAATACTGGATTTACCTTAAAAATAAAGACCTGAACGCAGCGCCCGCTATATCCCCACTAACCGTTGAAAACCGCATTAAACTCGGATTAGCGGCATCCGATGAGCTCGATCTGCCCGTTAAAAGTGATTACGAACGCGCATTACGCGAACAATCGGTCAGCATTATCAATCGTTCCAGATGGCTTAATGCAGTTTCTGCGGTAATGACCAGCGAGCAGGCCATGAAAGTGCGCGAACTGGATTTTGTGCAGGAAGTGGTCCCTATCGACCCGGGATTTTACATCGCACGCACCAAGGCCATTGAAAAGGCCCAAATGGCACCCGTCATGTCACAGGTTCAGGCCAATGCATTTACAAAAGAGAACATTTCAGCGAAGGACGTGACCATAGGCGTGATCGATGCAGGTTTTTATGGAGCTGATTCTTCCCTTTCCCTCACACAGATTTTTTCAAATAAAAGAATTTTAGGCATCCGCGATTATGTGAAGCCAGGCCGCGCGGGCGAATTGCTTTTCAGCACCGCGGAGTCGTTTTCTGACATGCACGGAACCGAAGTGCTTGCTGCCATTGCCGGGATTGACTTTCAGGATGAGATCCAATATGGTATGGCCACCAATGCCAAGTTTTATTTGGCAAGAACCGATTATTCTTTGCGCGAATACAGGGGCGAAGAGGACAACTGGATTGCGGCTATGGAGTGGATGGACAGCCTCGGCGTGCGTTTGATCAACACTTCCTTGGGTTATGCCAAAGGATTTTCAGACCCGAAAGAAAATTACGTTCCTTCTCAAATGGACGGCAAAACTTCCGCCATTTCGAAAGCCGCGCAGATCGCCTCAGACAGAAAGGGCATTATGCTGATTGTTTCGGCCGGAAACGAAGGGGATGATAAAAGCTGGGAAATTGTTTCGGCCCCGGCCGATGCAAAAGGCGTTCTGGCTGTGGGCGCGACCAACGGAAAACTTTGGAACAGGATCGGTTATAGCAGTGTGGGGCCCGAGTTTTTGTCTTATATAAAACCTAATGTTTCCTGCTTCTCATTATACGGAACTTCATTATCAGCTCCGGTTATTACTGGTTTTGCAGCGTGTCTTTTACAGGCTAACCCCAAACTCACCAATAAAGAGCTGATCAGCCTCATTGAGAAATCGGCGCATTTGTATCCTTATGGAAATAACTTTGTGGGATACGGCGTGCCGCAGGCTTCCCGCGCACTTGCCCTTGCAAAAGCACCCTATCTGCCTGACAATGCGAAACTAATTAACGCGAAAGGGCGCAGCATTGATGTGGATGTTAATAGTGAAGATCAAATGGTCGCCATTTACAGAAAGAAAACGGATAAGGACGTCATTGCGCAACAGGTTGCAAAGGTTCAGAATGGCAAAATTGCGCTGAAACGCCAGAATGGCGAGCGTTTTACGACCATTGATCTCAAAAGTTATGTAATCGAAGTGGCTTGGGATTAA
- a CDS encoding sugar phosphate isomerase/epimerase family protein → MQRRDFLKNSASTAAAFAAAAAVRTSGVAASAAISSATTPVVSGAQVVMPAGPLAAPMVKKSLMWGMVKEDLSVMDKFKLLKDLGYDGVELDSPDKLDMKEVLAARDKTGLLIPGTVNSMHWKLPLSDPDPKKREECVKSIEKALWDTKEYGGNTVLVVPGVVNATVTYAEAYERSQAEIRKLLPIAEKTGVKIAIENVWNQFLLSPLEAAKYVDDFKHPMVGWYFDVGNVLRYSWPTSWIEALNKRILKLHLKEFSFKKQNDLGLWKGFDVEFMEGDNNWPEVNKALQKIGYSGWASAEVAGGDRKRLLTIREKMDEVFKA, encoded by the coding sequence ATGCAAAGAAGAGATTTTCTGAAAAACTCTGCTTCTACGGCGGCGGCATTCGCTGCTGCCGCAGCAGTACGAACTAGCGGCGTTGCAGCAAGTGCGGCGATTTCGAGCGCAACAACACCTGTTGTTTCCGGTGCCCAGGTCGTAATGCCAGCTGGTCCGTTAGCCGCCCCGATGGTTAAAAAAAGCTTGATGTGGGGAATGGTAAAGGAAGATTTGTCTGTAATGGACAAGTTTAAGTTGCTGAAAGACCTTGGCTACGATGGCGTGGAGCTCGATTCTCCTGATAAGCTTGATATGAAGGAGGTTCTGGCAGCCAGAGATAAAACAGGCTTGCTGATCCCCGGCACTGTGAATTCAATGCACTGGAAATTACCATTATCCGACCCCGATCCGAAGAAAAGGGAGGAATGCGTTAAGTCCATTGAAAAAGCATTGTGGGACACCAAGGAATATGGCGGCAACACAGTCCTGGTTGTGCCGGGAGTTGTCAATGCCACTGTTACTTATGCCGAAGCATACGAACGTTCTCAAGCCGAGATTCGCAAACTGCTTCCCATAGCAGAGAAAACTGGTGTTAAAATAGCGATTGAAAATGTCTGGAACCAGTTTTTGCTAAGTCCCTTGGAAGCAGCAAAGTATGTCGATGACTTCAAGCACCCGATGGTTGGCTGGTATTTCGATGTGGGCAATGTGCTTCGTTACAGCTGGCCCACTTCCTGGATCGAGGCATTGAACAAACGCATTTTGAAGCTCCATTTAAAAGAATTCAGCTTTAAAAAACAAAACGACCTCGGCCTTTGGAAAGGCTTCGATGTAGAATTTATGGAAGGCGACAACAACTGGCCCGAAGTAAACAAAGCGCTCCAAAAAATCGGTTACTCAGGCTGGGCATCTGCAGAAGTTGCCGGCGGCGACCGGAAGCGATTGCTGACCATCCGGGAGAAGATGGATGAGGTTTTTAAAGCTTGA
- a CDS encoding T9SS type A sorting domain-containing protein: MCNAANLNCQYALPDQNVYRYEVKLDPFSNCNNGLNCKYYWEVSNGVILGGYGTNPSKHDGDGNYYIDVKWNNFNGKGAIKVTSAKPASQLNGCITCPVGKIASIEIPIKYLGTPGNIQINGNAYSGSYQLNCGKTPFTVSVPAVTNATNYAWSYPAGWSHSGSGNTITVTPGAGSGGVIKVVASRSDVAGLTTSSQLTITRPLPTVPTINSGPILLCAPKDITASASNATSYNWASTGGITVSSPGNTNVAHLTGVSDGTVKVSATNSVCGVTTAYSTPVQVKRSAPQPASLLVTANGGGSPDFMCNGAGVSLNAYTGEPDTKFGVWTTSDPGNSILNFNGGTAYFNSYANNCYGIDITVSNCFGSVKKGITICVDNCLIDGPVYEIYPNPANDFVYITFENKAEVNALPENIKIFSEASSKEVKSISANEFVLTKDLNDKQTISIPVNDLPRGTYYLQLMTATKSPDKVRILLN; this comes from the coding sequence GTGTGTAATGCAGCTAATCTCAACTGCCAATATGCATTGCCCGATCAAAATGTTTATAGATATGAAGTAAAGCTTGATCCCTTCTCAAATTGTAATAACGGTTTAAATTGCAAATATTATTGGGAAGTTAGCAATGGGGTTATTTTAGGTGGCTATGGTACGAATCCTTCAAAACATGATGGTGATGGGAACTACTACATTGATGTTAAATGGAACAATTTCAATGGCAAAGGGGCCATTAAAGTAACATCGGCGAAACCTGCTAGTCAACTCAATGGCTGCATCACGTGTCCGGTCGGAAAAATTGCAAGTATTGAAATCCCCATCAAATACCTAGGAACACCCGGCAACATTCAAATCAATGGCAACGCCTATTCGGGCAGCTATCAATTGAATTGCGGCAAGACACCATTTACAGTTTCTGTTCCAGCTGTTACAAATGCAACGAATTATGCTTGGTCATATCCCGCTGGTTGGTCGCATAGCGGCAGCGGAAACACCATTACTGTTACGCCAGGTGCTGGCTCAGGCGGCGTTATTAAAGTGGTGGCTTCCAGAAGCGATGTTGCTGGGCTGACGACTTCCTCACAACTTACCATCACCCGCCCGCTCCCAACAGTTCCAACCATCAACTCCGGACCAATCCTTCTTTGTGCTCCGAAGGACATTACAGCCTCGGCCAGCAATGCAACTTCCTACAACTGGGCTTCTACAGGCGGGATTACGGTGAGTTCGCCGGGAAATACGAATGTGGCGCATTTGACTGGTGTGAGTGATGGGACTGTGAAGGTTTCTGCGACGAATTCAGTTTGTGGGGTTACTACGGCTTATAGCACGCCGGTTCAGGTGAAAAGGAGTGCGCCGCAGCCGGCGTCTTTGCTCGTTACTGCGAATGGGGGAGGTTCGCCGGATTTTATGTGTAATGGTGCAGGTGTGTCGCTGAATGCTTATACAGGCGAGCCGGACACGAAATTTGGCGTCTGGACTACGAGTGATCCGGGAAATTCAATTCTGAATTTTAATGGTGGGACAGCTTATTTTAATTCTTATGCCAATAATTGCTATGGGATTGACATTACAGTGAGCAATTGCTTTGGCTCGGTTAAAAAAGGCATTACCATTTGCGTGGATAATTGTTTGATAGACGGACCAGTCTATGAAATTTACCCAAACCCGGCAAATGACTTCGTTTACATTACATTTGAAAATAAAGCAGAAGTGAACGCTTTACCCGAAAACATCAAAATTTTCAGTGAAGCAAGCTCAAAAGAAGTCAAATCTATTTCGGCAAACGAATTTGTTTTAACCAAAGATCTGAATGATAAACAAACCATTTCGATTCCCGTGAATGATTTGCCAAGGGGCACTTATTATCTGCAACTGATGACTGCAACGAAATCCCCCGACAAAGTGCGGATCTTGCTGAACTGA
- a CDS encoding MgtC/SapB family protein — translation MELLPEDIYKLLISFFLGAVIGTEREYRSKSAGLRTMILIAVGSTLFTIISIKISSDAGRIAANIVTGIGFIGAGIIFRENNRVVGITTAAIVWVTAAVGMGIGAGFYEVTIATFIISGLSLVILAPIQKFIRKKSQIRNYRLVCPYEKKTLKRYEELFKDNDLKVLQGQQNRSGGQITGSWTLQGSEKKHEKLTHHLLNDSGIIEFDF, via the coding sequence ATGGAGTTATTGCCGGAAGACATTTATAAGCTGTTGATATCATTTTTTCTGGGTGCTGTGATCGGCACCGAACGGGAGTATCGAAGCAAATCGGCGGGGTTAAGGACTATGATCCTCATTGCGGTGGGGTCTACATTATTTACAATTATTTCCATTAAGATCAGTTCTGATGCGGGGCGGATCGCGGCTAACATTGTGACGGGAATCGGTTTTATTGGTGCGGGGATCATTTTCCGGGAAAATAACCGGGTTGTGGGCATTACAACAGCCGCGATTGTGTGGGTGACGGCAGCGGTCGGAATGGGCATTGGTGCCGGTTTTTACGAGGTAACAATCGCGACATTCATTATCTCCGGGTTGTCGTTGGTTATCCTTGCCCCTATCCAGAAATTTATCCGCAAAAAAAGCCAGATCCGTAATTACAGGCTCGTGTGCCCTTATGAGAAAAAAACCCTGAAGCGATATGAGGAGCTTTTTAAGGATAATGACCTGAAAGTTTTGCAAGGCCAGCAAAACCGTTCTGGCGGCCAAATTACCGGCAGCTGGACATTGCAAGGCTCGGAAAAGAAGCACGAAAAGCTCACGCACCATTTGCTGAATGACTCGGGAATCATAGAATTCGATTTTTAA